The Flavobacteriales bacterium genome includes a window with the following:
- a CDS encoding terminase small subunit — protein MNIELRDKLTPKQIKFCLLFVQEGEELSAKECAIRAGYAESVAAKTASELRRKPHVAKYIKELRDDEEKRYEVNFNRHLKRLDQLSKGAEGSGNWNAAVQAEKSRGQVAGLYIDRKEIMHGSIDQLSREEVDKLLTDMDKKLSIEGSFTVDDDQTGNKVLEKNKK, from the coding sequence ATGAATATTGAATTAAGAGACAAACTTACACCAAAACAAATCAAATTCTGCTTACTTTTTGTTCAAGAAGGAGAAGAATTAAGTGCTAAGGAATGTGCTATTAGGGCCGGATATGCAGAATCGGTTGCTGCTAAGACTGCCTCTGAGTTAAGAAGAAAACCTCATGTCGCTAAATACATTAAAGAACTGAGAGATGATGAAGAAAAAAGATATGAAGTTAATTTTAATAGGCATCTAAAAAGACTTGATCAATTAAGTAAAGGAGCTGAAGGGTCAGGTAATTGGAATGCTGCCGTTCAAGCGGAGAAATCACGTGGCCAAGTGGCCGGTCTTTATATTGATCGCAAAGAAATTATGCACGGATCGATTGATCAGCTGAGTCGGGAAGAGGTTGATAAATTACTTACTGATATGGATAAAAAATTATCTATCGAAGGGAGTTTTACTGTAGATGACGACCAAACCGGAAACAAAGTTTTGGAAAAGAATAAAAAATAA